From a single Vibrio toranzoniae genomic region:
- the flgL gene encoding flagellar hook-associated protein FlgL, producing the protein MLNRISSFHNYQSVQNDLRRQENKVHHNQAQLASGKQLQSPSDDPLATHYLQNIGQQSEQLKQYVDAITLVRNRLEHHEVMMSNSEGFADEAKRTVMEMINGALSPEGRLAKQREIKELANNFLYLANSQDESGNYTFAGTKPKNQPFFRDNEGNVTYQGDDYQRKMRVASSFEMAMNDPGSKLFMEIDNPFGDYEPQYELEPASELLLERATNSAEDGSTYKVTFVDMQTGKFAYQLEKDGAVVAAEDFDPSTGIVYEGLNIQIKGQITKGDSITLEPRETFSIFDTFKEAAEQAEHPVSDASATAKLHQVTEEFHAAFIHLTKARTDVGARLNTLDIQEQQHEDFKLSLAKAKSNFEDLDYSKAIIEFNENSRALQASQQAFGKTKDLTLFNYI; encoded by the coding sequence ATGTTGAATCGTATTTCTAGCTTCCATAACTATCAGTCAGTACAAAATGACTTGCGCCGCCAAGAGAACAAGGTGCATCACAACCAAGCGCAACTCGCTTCTGGTAAGCAGCTGCAGTCGCCAAGTGATGACCCGTTGGCGACCCACTACCTACAAAATATTGGTCAGCAATCTGAGCAACTGAAACAATATGTTGATGCTATTACGTTGGTTCGAAATCGTTTAGAGCATCATGAAGTTATGATGTCTAACTCGGAAGGGTTTGCTGATGAAGCCAAACGAACCGTAATGGAAATGATCAACGGCGCGCTTTCACCGGAAGGCCGTTTAGCTAAGCAGCGTGAAATTAAAGAACTGGCGAATAACTTTTTGTACTTGGCCAACTCTCAAGATGAGTCGGGTAACTATACATTTGCGGGCACTAAGCCGAAGAACCAGCCTTTCTTTCGAGATAACGAAGGGAACGTGACGTATCAAGGTGATGATTACCAACGCAAGATGCGTGTGGCAAGTAGCTTTGAGATGGCAATGAATGATCCGGGCAGCAAGTTATTTATGGAAATAGATAACCCTTTCGGTGATTACGAGCCCCAATATGAGCTTGAGCCTGCCTCTGAGTTATTACTCGAGCGTGCGACTAACAGCGCAGAAGATGGTTCTACCTATAAAGTGACTTTCGTCGACATGCAGACGGGTAAGTTCGCTTATCAACTTGAAAAAGATGGTGCAGTGGTTGCGGCAGAAGATTTTGATCCTTCGACAGGCATTGTTTACGAAGGGCTGAATATTCAAATCAAAGGCCAGATCACTAAGGGCGACTCAATCACCTTAGAGCCGAGAGAGACATTCTCTATTTTTGATACATTCAAAGAAGCGGCAGAGCAAGCAGAACATCCGGTTTCAGATGCGTCGGCGACCGCGAAACTGCATCAAGTGACCGAAGAGTTCCATGCTGCGTTTATTCATTTGACGAAGGCAAGAACCGATGTCGGTGCGCGTTTGAATACCTTGGATATTCAAGAGCAACAACATGAAGATTTTAAGTTGTCTTTAGCAAAAGCAAAAAGCAACTTTGAAGATTTGGATTATTCGAAAGCAATCATTGAATTCAATGAAAACTCTCGGGCACTGCAAGCTTCTCAACAAGCGTTTGGCAAAACCAAAGACCTGACCTTGTTTAACTATATTTAA
- the flgK gene encoding flagellar hook-associated protein FlgK, with the protein MASDLLNVGAQSVLTAQRQLNTTGHNISNANTEGFSRQSVIQGVNDPRQYGGQSYGMGVHVENVRRSWDQFAVKELNLSTTNAANKGDTEANLDMLSSMLSSVASKKIPENLNEWFDSVKTLADTPNDVGARKVVLEKAELLSKTLNEFHETVRQQSDSTNKKLDMGIERVNQLAYEIRDVQRLMMRTPGPHNDLRDQHEKLINELSGYTKVTVTPRSNAEGFNVHIGNGHTLVSGSEASQLKMVDGLPDVHQRRLAIVEGKSLKPITSSDIDGKIGAMLDMRDDHIPEVMDELGRLATAFSHKVNELQSQGLDLNGNVGKNLFTDVNSERVAKSRVTASSQSKADVAVYIDDTSALKGGEYGLKYDGSDFVVTKPDGETVKVSTNSSGNAFNLDGMRVEVRNPPELGEKLLLRPTRNFAAQIQMETKDPKDITAQSYEASTTFAKGTAGFKILQAGQLREFEVIVSPKGEQFAVTDPKGNILMQPQPYPPEGPVTINGTTFELTPGALANDKFTANLVPSEGDNGNLRKMQNLQTGKILNDGESTILDLYHNLNTNMGLKSSTANRLSDIATLEKQSAQERIASVSGVNLDEEAANMMKFQQAYMASSRIMQAANDTFNTILALR; encoded by the coding sequence ATGGCGTCGGATCTTCTGAATGTAGGGGCACAAAGTGTTCTTACTGCTCAGAGACAGTTAAACACCACAGGTCATAACATTTCTAATGCCAACACAGAGGGCTTTAGCCGCCAATCTGTAATTCAAGGTGTGAATGACCCGCGTCAGTACGGTGGCCAGTCCTATGGTATGGGTGTGCATGTGGAAAATGTTCGCCGCTCTTGGGATCAGTTTGCCGTTAAAGAACTTAACTTATCGACAACCAATGCCGCCAACAAAGGCGATACTGAAGCTAACCTCGACATGCTGTCGAGTATGTTGTCATCGGTTGCTTCAAAGAAGATTCCAGAAAACCTCAATGAATGGTTTGATTCGGTTAAGACACTCGCTGATACACCTAATGATGTAGGTGCGCGAAAAGTGGTGTTAGAAAAAGCCGAGCTGTTAAGCAAAACACTGAATGAATTTCATGAAACGGTGCGCCAACAATCTGATTCTACGAATAAAAAATTAGATATGGGTATAGAGCGAGTTAACCAACTCGCTTACGAGATCCGTGACGTACAACGCTTAATGATGCGAACTCCTGGGCCTCATAACGACCTACGAGATCAGCATGAGAAACTGATTAATGAGCTGTCTGGTTACACCAAAGTAACGGTGACGCCGCGCTCGAATGCCGAAGGTTTTAATGTCCATATCGGTAATGGCCATACCTTAGTTTCTGGTAGTGAAGCGAGCCAATTAAAAATGGTCGATGGCCTACCAGATGTCCATCAACGTCGCTTAGCGATTGTTGAAGGAAAGTCTCTAAAACCGATAACTAGCAGTGATATCGATGGAAAAATCGGTGCCATGTTAGACATGCGAGATGACCACATTCCAGAAGTCATGGATGAACTGGGTCGTTTGGCGACGGCGTTTTCACACAAAGTCAATGAGTTGCAATCGCAAGGTTTAGATCTTAATGGCAACGTGGGTAAAAATCTGTTTACCGATGTGAACTCTGAGCGGGTGGCAAAATCACGCGTGACGGCGAGCAGCCAGTCAAAGGCTGATGTTGCGGTTTATATAGATGACACCTCTGCTTTAAAAGGCGGAGAGTATGGCCTTAAGTATGATGGCAGTGACTTTGTCGTGACCAAGCCTGACGGTGAAACGGTAAAAGTCAGCACTAATTCAAGTGGCAACGCTTTTAATCTTGATGGTATGCGAGTGGAAGTTCGCAACCCTCCTGAGCTTGGAGAGAAATTGCTGTTGCGTCCAACTCGCAATTTTGCCGCACAGATTCAGATGGAAACCAAAGATCCAAAAGACATTACTGCGCAAAGTTATGAAGCATCGACCACGTTTGCTAAAGGCACGGCTGGTTTCAAAATTTTACAAGCGGGTCAATTGCGCGAGTTCGAAGTCATTGTGTCACCCAAGGGTGAGCAGTTTGCGGTAACGGACCCGAAAGGCAACATTTTAATGCAGCCGCAACCGTATCCGCCTGAAGGGCCGGTCACTATTAATGGCACCACGTTTGAGTTAACACCGGGAGCGTTGGCAAACGACAAATTTACGGCAAACCTTGTCCCATCAGAAGGTGACAACGGTAATCTACGTAAGATGCAGAATCTACAAACCGGAAAAATTTTGAACGATGGTGAGTCTACGATTTTAGACCTTTACCATAACTTGAATACCAATATGGGGTTGAAGTCTTCAACGGCCAATCGCTTGAGTGATATTGCGACCTTAGAAAAACAGTCAGCTCAAGAGCGTATTGCTTCGGTATCCGGGGTCAATCTCGATGAAGAAGCAGCCAATATGATGAAGTTTCAGCAAGCGTATATGGCTTCCTCACGCATCATGCAAGCAGCCAATGACACGTTTAACACTATTTTAGCTCTGAGATAG
- the flgJ gene encoding flagellar assembly peptidoglycan hydrolase FlgJ → MIKNNNDIGFIHDIGSLDRLRQQAVNGEEGSEKEALTAAAKQFESIFTSMLFKSMRDANSSFESDMLNSQNEQFYRQMQDDQMASELSASGSLGLADMIVAQLSAGQASDAAEDKVRSEGFDTSLQRPQYSGRSEDRVSEVQSASAAKQPVSFDSPESFVTSMKPYAEKAASALGVDSSLLLAQAALETGWGSKMVKNSLGNSNNLFNIKADRSWKGDKVATQTLEFHGKTAVKESASFRSYSNFEDSFNDYVKFLNENPRYETALKHQGNSENFIKGIHQAGYATDPNYADKVLRVKAKIDEMN, encoded by the coding sequence ATGATTAAGAATAACAATGACATCGGCTTTATTCACGACATCGGTAGCTTAGACCGCCTTCGTCAACAAGCGGTAAATGGTGAAGAAGGCAGCGAAAAAGAAGCACTGACGGCTGCGGCAAAACAGTTTGAATCGATTTTTACCTCGATGTTGTTTAAGTCGATGCGCGACGCGAACTCAAGCTTTGAGTCGGATATGTTGAACAGCCAGAACGAACAGTTCTATCGTCAGATGCAAGACGACCAAATGGCGAGTGAATTGAGCGCTTCGGGTTCGCTAGGCCTAGCGGATATGATTGTGGCTCAATTAAGTGCTGGTCAAGCAAGCGATGCGGCAGAAGATAAGGTTCGTAGTGAAGGCTTTGATACTTCACTGCAAAGACCTCAGTACTCAGGCCGTTCAGAAGATAGAGTATCTGAAGTTCAATCTGCATCAGCGGCTAAACAACCCGTCTCTTTCGATTCTCCAGAATCGTTTGTTACCTCTATGAAGCCTTATGCTGAAAAAGCAGCAAGCGCGCTTGGTGTCGATTCATCGTTGCTATTAGCACAAGCCGCTCTTGAAACAGGTTGGGGTTCTAAAATGGTTAAAAACTCTTTGGGTAATAGTAATAACCTATTCAACATCAAAGCCGATAGAAGTTGGAAGGGCGATAAGGTTGCTACGCAGACTCTTGAGTTCCATGGTAAAACAGCAGTCAAAGAGTCAGCGTCTTTCCGTTCTTACTCAAACTTCGAAGACAGCTTTAATGACTATGTGAAGTTCTTGAACGAAAATCCAAGATACGAAACGGCATTGAAGCATCAGGGTAACTCAGAGAACTTCATCAAAGGTATCCACCAAGCGGGTTACGCAACTGACCCTAACTATGCCGATAAGGTATTGCGCGTTAAAGCTAAGATTGATGAGATGAATTAG
- a CDS encoding flagellar basal body P-ring protein FlgI: MKKLTLVLFGMLFLATSAHAARIKDVAKVAGVRSNQLVGYGLVTGLPGTGETTPFTDQTFNAMLQNFGIQLPPGTKPKTKNVAAVIVTAELPAFSKQGQEVDVTVSSIGSAKSLRGGTLLQTFLKGLDGQVYAVAQGNLVVSGFSAQGNDGSKLVGNNPNVGIISSGATVEQEIPTPFGRGDYITFNLIQSDFTTAQRLADAVNNFLGPQMASAVDATSVKVRAPREISQRVAFLSAIENIEFDPAEGSAKIIVNSRTGTIVVGKHVRLRAAAVTHGGMTVAIKENLNVSQPNAFSGGQTVVVPDSDIEVTEADGKMFKFEPGLTLDDLVRAVNEVGAAPSDLMAILQALKQAGAIEGQLIII; encoded by the coding sequence ATGAAAAAACTAACGCTCGTACTATTCGGCATGCTATTTCTTGCCACCAGTGCCCATGCTGCGCGTATTAAAGACGTGGCAAAAGTGGCGGGTGTTCGTAGTAACCAACTTGTCGGTTATGGTCTGGTCACGGGTTTGCCGGGTACAGGTGAGACAACTCCCTTTACCGATCAAACGTTTAACGCGATGCTGCAAAATTTTGGCATCCAATTGCCGCCCGGCACTAAGCCAAAAACCAAAAACGTAGCGGCTGTTATTGTTACTGCTGAACTGCCAGCCTTCTCTAAGCAAGGTCAGGAAGTTGACGTAACGGTTTCTTCTATCGGTTCGGCAAAAAGCTTACGTGGCGGTACCTTGCTACAAACCTTCCTAAAAGGTCTTGATGGCCAAGTGTATGCGGTAGCGCAAGGTAACTTGGTGGTCAGTGGCTTCAGTGCACAAGGTAACGACGGTTCAAAGCTTGTCGGTAACAATCCTAACGTTGGTATTATCTCTAGCGGTGCGACAGTTGAGCAAGAGATCCCAACACCATTTGGCCGTGGCGACTACATCACTTTTAATCTAATCCAATCCGATTTCACAACGGCTCAGCGTTTAGCTGATGCGGTTAATAATTTCTTAGGTCCACAAATGGCTTCAGCGGTAGACGCGACTTCAGTAAAAGTTCGCGCACCACGTGAAATCAGCCAACGTGTGGCGTTCTTATCGGCTATCGAAAACATCGAATTCGACCCTGCAGAAGGCTCTGCAAAAATCATCGTTAACTCTCGCACCGGTACCATTGTGGTTGGTAAGCACGTTCGTCTAAGAGCGGCGGCGGTCACACACGGTGGTATGACGGTTGCAATCAAAGAAAATCTCAACGTAAGCCAACCGAATGCATTCTCTGGTGGCCAAACGGTAGTGGTTCCTGATTCTGATATCGAAGTCACCGAAGCCGATGGCAAGATGTTCAAGTTTGAACCGGGTCTAACGCTGGATGATTTGGTTCGAGCCGTCAACGAAGTGGGCGCAGCGCCTTCTGATTTAATGGCAATCCTTCAAGCACTGAAACAAGCCGGTGCAATTGAAGGCCAATTGATCATTATCTAA
- the flgH gene encoding flagellar basal body L-ring protein FlgH → MKRIFCLALFVSMTGCTMLAPIETPAEENATTVVDAVEGDKSTQESSGIIDTLRGRTDPVAGDPAWAPINPKQKPEHYAAATGSLFNINHIGSMYDDSKPRGIGDIITVALDENTRATKKANADMSKSNDASMEPLAVGGQELAIDKYNFSYDLSNTNTFAGDASANQSNSISGYITVEVIEVLANGNLVVRGEKWMTLNTGDEYIRLSGTIRPDDIDFENTIASNRVSNARIQYSGTGVQKDMQEPGFLARFFNVSL, encoded by the coding sequence ATGAAACGTATTTTTTGTTTAGCTCTGTTTGTATCCATGACGGGCTGTACCATGCTGGCTCCAATTGAAACACCGGCAGAAGAAAACGCGACCACTGTAGTTGATGCGGTGGAAGGCGATAAGTCGACTCAAGAGAGTTCAGGCATTATCGATACGCTTCGTGGTCGAACCGATCCTGTTGCTGGTGACCCTGCATGGGCACCGATTAATCCAAAGCAAAAACCAGAACATTACGCAGCGGCAACGGGATCTTTGTTCAATATTAACCATATTGGCAGCATGTATGATGATTCAAAGCCTCGTGGTATTGGCGATATTATTACTGTGGCGTTAGATGAAAATACGCGAGCGACCAAAAAAGCCAATGCTGACATGTCTAAGTCGAACGATGCATCGATGGAACCTCTGGCTGTTGGCGGCCAAGAGTTAGCTATCGATAAGTACAATTTTTCTTACGATTTGAGTAACACCAACACCTTTGCAGGTGATGCATCAGCCAACCAAAGTAACAGCATCAGCGGTTACATTACCGTTGAAGTTATCGAAGTATTAGCCAATGGCAACCTAGTGGTTCGTGGCGAAAAGTGGATGACACTGAACACGGGTGATGAGTACATTCGCTTAAGCGGCACCATCCGTCCTGATGATATTGACTTCGAAAATACCATCGCTTCAAACCGGGTTTCTAACGCACGAATTCAGTACTCAGGGACCGGCGTACAAAAAGATATGCAAGAGCCTGGATTCTTGGCACGATTCTTTAATGTATCACTGTAG
- the flgG gene encoding flagellar basal-body rod protein FlgG has protein sequence MHPALWVSKTGLDAQQTNISTISNNLANASTIGFKKSRAVFEDLFYQNINQPGGQSSQNTELPSGLMLGAGSKVVATQKVHTHGNAQTTSNSLDMMIEGDGFFQVEMPDGETGYSRNGQFTLNGDGAIVTSGQGYPLQPEIVIPEDAISVTVGNDGEVSVRLRGEQNNVVVGQITITDFVNPGGLEPVGQNLYLPTGASGDPQEGVPGFDGLGNIRQSMLETSNVNVTEELVNMIEAQRVYEMNSKVISSVDKMMSFVNQQL, from the coding sequence ATGCATCCAGCATTATGGGTAAGTAAAACAGGTTTAGACGCCCAACAAACCAATATCTCAACGATTTCGAACAACCTTGCCAACGCCTCGACCATTGGTTTTAAAAAGAGCCGCGCGGTATTTGAAGATCTGTTTTATCAGAACATCAACCAACCGGGTGGCCAATCGTCACAGAACACTGAGCTGCCAAGTGGTTTGATGTTGGGTGCCGGTTCTAAGGTAGTAGCAACTCAAAAAGTTCACACTCACGGTAATGCGCAAACGACATCGAACAGCCTAGATATGATGATTGAAGGCGACGGCTTCTTCCAAGTTGAAATGCCAGACGGTGAGACAGGTTACAGCCGTAATGGTCAGTTCACACTGAACGGTGACGGCGCAATCGTGACATCGGGTCAAGGCTACCCGCTGCAACCAGAAATCGTGATTCCTGAAGACGCGATCTCGGTGACAGTTGGCAACGATGGTGAAGTGTCGGTTCGTTTACGTGGTGAGCAAAACAACGTCGTAGTTGGCCAAATCACCATTACTGACTTCGTAAACCCCGGTGGTTTAGAGCCAGTCGGTCAAAACCTTTACTTACCAACGGGCGCAAGTGGCGACCCACAAGAAGGTGTTCCGGGCTTTGATGGCCTAGGTAATATCCGCCAGTCGATGCTAGAAACATCGAACGTAAACGTAACCGAAGAGCTAGTGAATATGATCGAAGCTCAACGTGTTTACGAAATGAACTCGAAAGTTATCTCGTCGGTAGACAAGATGATGAGCTTTGTTAACCAACAGCTGTAA
- the flgF gene encoding flagellar basal-body rod protein FlgF: MDRALFLAMSGAKQNMQALQLRSNNLANVSTTGFRADLAQARSMQAYGEGMPTRVFSMTERPGHNFAQGSVVTTGRDLDVTIQGDGWISVMDNTGREGLTRNGNLRVDQNGLLTNASGHLVLGENDAPITLPIPISKVEIGTDGTISVIPQGAPAEELAVVDRIKLVRPDNQSLFKDTNGLFRSKNPDQAYEADAAVTLLKGAIEGSNVNAVGEMTSLIDLQRQFEMQVKMMSTAEEMDKSSDSLLRMS, encoded by the coding sequence ATGGATCGTGCCCTGTTTCTTGCCATGAGTGGCGCCAAGCAAAATATGCAAGCTTTGCAGTTGCGTTCAAACAACCTTGCCAACGTAAGTACCACGGGTTTCCGTGCTGATTTAGCACAAGCTCGTTCAATGCAAGCGTATGGCGAAGGCATGCCTACTCGTGTTTTCAGCATGACAGAGCGCCCGGGTCATAATTTCGCGCAAGGTAGCGTGGTCACCACTGGCCGAGATCTAGACGTCACCATTCAAGGTGATGGTTGGATTTCAGTGATGGACAACACTGGCCGTGAAGGTTTAACACGTAACGGTAACCTACGGGTTGACCAAAACGGTTTGCTAACCAACGCAAGTGGCCATTTAGTGCTTGGTGAAAACGACGCACCAATCACGCTGCCCATCCCAATCAGTAAAGTAGAAATTGGTACAGATGGTACGATCTCAGTCATTCCTCAAGGCGCTCCAGCTGAAGAATTGGCCGTAGTTGATCGTATTAAACTTGTACGTCCAGATAACCAAAGTTTGTTTAAAGATACGAATGGTCTATTCCGTTCGAAAAACCCAGATCAGGCATACGAAGCGGATGCAGCGGTAACGTTGCTAAAAGGTGCTATCGAAGGCAGTAACGTAAATGCTGTCGGTGAAATGACCAGTTTGATTGACTTACAGCGTCAGTTTGAAATGCAGGTCAAGATGATGAGTACGGCAGAGGAAATGGACAAGTCGTCTGATTCACTGCTTCGTATGAGCTAA
- the flgE gene encoding flagellar hook protein FlgE, giving the protein MSYVALSGLSAAQLDLNTTSNNIANSNTFGFKESRAEFGDVYSNSLFTNAKTAAGGGAQANQVAQQFHEGSSIYTNNPMDLRISGTGFFAVSKDRMVPEINELTRNGAFHLNKDNYMVTANDEFLLGYDVDPNSGEVLSYAPKPLDIPAEFGKPKQTENIEVGVNLPANGDLKDPAAFNFEDADTYNRATSSTVYDSMGQSYKLTTYYLKDQTQPNTWQTYYTMSDENGEKPVNITGGDATNAQGHVGHTMKFNNDGTLASLNNGQPINSDPLGAGANPVDLNGADPTQVLKFGLDSSTQFAAPFELTKFDEDGATTGFLTKIDFDEYGSVLGTYSNGENVMLGRVGLVRVPNEQGLDKKGGTQWDSTNNSGDKIWGESNKGSFGGINNGSLEQSNIDMTQELVDLISAQRNFQANSRSLEVHNQLQQNILQIR; this is encoded by the coding sequence ATGTCATATGTAGCTTTAAGCGGTCTGTCCGCTGCACAATTAGACCTGAATACAACCAGTAACAACATTGCGAACTCAAACACATTTGGCTTTAAAGAGTCTCGTGCTGAGTTTGGTGATGTATATTCAAACTCGTTGTTCACTAACGCAAAAACGGCGGCAGGCGGTGGTGCGCAAGCTAACCAAGTGGCGCAACAGTTCCATGAAGGTTCAAGTATTTATACGAATAACCCAATGGATTTGCGTATCAGTGGTACAGGTTTCTTTGCCGTATCGAAAGACCGCATGGTACCAGAGATCAATGAACTAACGCGTAATGGTGCATTTCACCTAAACAAAGACAACTACATGGTCACAGCTAATGATGAGTTTCTTTTGGGTTATGATGTCGATCCTAATTCGGGTGAAGTTCTTTCTTACGCGCCAAAGCCTCTCGACATTCCTGCTGAGTTTGGTAAGCCAAAACAGACAGAAAACATTGAAGTAGGGGTTAACCTGCCTGCAAATGGTGATCTTAAAGATCCGGCTGCATTTAACTTCGAAGATGCGGACACCTATAACCGTGCGACATCTTCGACGGTATACGATTCTATGGGTCAGTCTTACAAGTTAACGACTTACTACCTCAAAGATCAGACTCAACCAAACACTTGGCAGACGTACTACACCATGTCAGATGAGAACGGCGAAAAGCCGGTGAACATTACAGGTGGTGATGCGACGAATGCACAAGGTCATGTTGGCCATACAATGAAGTTCAACAATGACGGTACGTTAGCAAGCCTGAACAATGGTCAGCCAATTAATTCTGATCCATTAGGTGCTGGTGCGAACCCTGTTGATTTAAACGGTGCCGATCCAACGCAAGTACTTAAGTTCGGTCTCGATTCTTCAACTCAGTTTGCTGCACCGTTTGAATTGACTAAGTTTGATGAAGATGGCGCGACAACAGGTTTCTTAACCAAAATCGATTTCGATGAGTACGGCAGTGTTTTAGGTACTTACTCAAATGGTGAAAACGTGATGCTTGGCCGTGTAGGTCTGGTTCGTGTACCTAATGAGCAAGGTCTAGATAAGAAAGGCGGTACTCAGTGGGATTCTACTAACAACTCTGGTGATAAAATCTGGGGTGAATCGAATAAAGGTTCATTTGGTGGGATTAACAACGGCTCGCTAGAGCAATCGAATATCGACATGACGCAAGAGTTAGTTGACCTGATTTCTGCTCAACGTAACTTCCAAGCGAACTCTCGTTCTCTAGAAGTACATAACCAACTACAGCAAAATATTCTGCAAATTCGTTAA
- the flgD gene encoding flagellar hook assembly protein FlgD, translating into MAGINNNVGQSGLSYVDQLKSLQDGAKKPDETTGKQDLKQEDFLSLLTKQLAQQDPFKPVSNDQMIAQMASFATVDGIGKMNTQFESLNSSMTSNQALQASSLVGRDVLVPGAAGVKPGDGGMAAMVKLPQAMDNVMVRVENEVGQLVRTFDIGSKPSGDTRVEWDGKDEDGNPLPAGKYNVKASGLLDGESTEFQVSSYANVNSVLLGKGDGNVLLNLAGFTSPVRLAEVLEVGKA; encoded by the coding sequence ATGGCTGGAATCAACAACAATGTTGGTCAAAGCGGCTTGTCCTATGTTGACCAGCTGAAGAGTCTTCAAGATGGCGCTAAGAAGCCCGATGAAACAACAGGTAAGCAGGATCTTAAACAAGAAGATTTCTTATCTTTGTTGACTAAGCAACTAGCACAACAAGACCCTTTCAAGCCGGTTAGCAATGACCAGATGATTGCGCAAATGGCTTCATTTGCGACCGTAGATGGCATTGGCAAAATGAATACACAGTTTGAAAGCTTGAATTCATCAATGACCTCTAACCAAGCACTGCAGGCATCCTCTTTGGTTGGCCGTGATGTATTGGTTCCTGGTGCGGCAGGTGTGAAACCCGGTGATGGCGGTATGGCGGCAATGGTTAAACTTCCTCAGGCAATGGACAATGTAATGGTCCGTGTTGAGAACGAAGTAGGCCAATTGGTTCGCACTTTTGATATCGGCTCTAAACCATCAGGTGATACACGTGTTGAATGGGACGGAAAAGACGAAGACGGTAACCCATTGCCGGCCGGTAAGTACAACGTGAAAGCGTCGGGTTTATTGGATGGCGAGAGTACAGAGTTCCAAGTGTCGAGTTATGCGAACGTGAACAGTGTGCTTCTTGGTAAGGGTGATGGCAACGTACTACTCAATCTGGCTGGTTTCACATCGCCAGTACGACTTGCTGAAGTACTAGAAGTTGGTAAAGCGTAG
- the flgC gene encoding flagellar basal body rod protein FlgC gives MSLFNVFNVTGSAMSAESVRLNTTSSNLANADSVSSSAKETYKARHAVFGAELNKARNSGHTVPVKVLGIVESDKPLSAEYNPDHPLANNEGYIYKPNVNVMEEMANMISASRAYQTNVQVADSSKQMLLRTLQMGQ, from the coding sequence ATGAGCTTATTTAATGTATTCAATGTGACTGGTTCTGCGATGAGTGCTGAATCTGTTCGTCTAAATACGACCTCGAGCAACCTGGCGAACGCAGATAGTGTAAGTAGTTCTGCTAAAGAAACTTACAAAGCTCGTCACGCCGTGTTCGGCGCTGAGTTAAATAAAGCACGTAACAGTGGTCATACTGTGCCTGTGAAAGTATTAGGTATTGTGGAAAGCGATAAGCCGCTGAGCGCGGAGTACAACCCGGATCACCCATTAGCGAATAACGAGGGCTATATTTACAAGCCTAACGTGAACGTTATGGAAGAAATGGCGAACATGATTTCGGCATCACGTGCGTACCAAACAAACGTACAGGTTGCTGACTCGAGTAAACAAATGCTGCTGCGTACGCTGCAGATGGGTCAATAA
- the flgB gene encoding flagellar basal body rod protein FlgB, translating into MAISFDNALGIHQHTVGVRERNAEVLSTNIAQANTPGYKAKGLDFEKSLQAASSGASIGLSRTDGRHISASTTVNGETKYRIPTQPDTGDGNTVDLDLERNLFMQNQIRHQASLDFLGSKFKNLTKAIKGE; encoded by the coding sequence ATGGCTATTTCTTTTGACAATGCTTTAGGCATTCACCAGCATACAGTTGGTGTACGTGAGCGTAACGCTGAGGTGCTTTCCACCAATATCGCGCAAGCCAACACGCCTGGGTATAAGGCAAAGGGATTAGACTTTGAGAAATCACTGCAAGCGGCAAGTTCTGGGGCAAGCATTGGTCTTAGCCGCACAGATGGTCGGCACATTTCTGCCTCAACAACGGTGAACGGGGAAACGAAGTATCGAATTCCTACCCAACCTGATACAGGAGATGGCAATACGGTTGATTTGGATTTGGAAAGAAACCTTTTCATGCAAAACCAAATTAGGCATCAAGCCTCTCTCGACTTCCTAGGAAGTAAGTTCAAGAATTTAACGAAAGCGATTAAAGGGGAATAA